A part of Melittangium boletus DSM 14713 genomic DNA contains:
- a CDS encoding Crp/Fnr family transcriptional regulator produces MSYSDSLTQVPLFSSLEPQDLERLSSRLRPLHVLPGQVLFHRGDVGTDLYVIHSGEVTIGLSAPDGKEVSLALLTQGDSFGELALLDDAPRSTDAVVRSETVLLRLHREAFQSFLQERPQVLPVLLADLSRLVRRITRTIHDTNFLDARARLARVLLDLAQSRGESGPEGVAISPRLTQSDLASLCNLTRESTNRWLRFFTREKLLSVEGGVITLLEPDGLRLMAD; encoded by the coding sequence ATGTCCTACTCAGACAGCCTCACCCAGGTGCCCCTGTTCTCCTCGTTGGAGCCTCAAGATCTCGAGCGGCTTTCCTCCCGGCTGAGGCCTTTGCATGTGCTTCCCGGGCAGGTCCTCTTTCACCGGGGCGACGTGGGCACCGATTTGTATGTCATCCACTCCGGTGAGGTGACCATCGGGTTGAGCGCGCCGGACGGCAAGGAGGTCTCGCTGGCGTTGCTTACCCAGGGGGACAGCTTTGGCGAGCTGGCCTTGTTGGATGACGCGCCCCGCTCCACGGACGCGGTGGTGCGTTCGGAGACGGTGTTGTTGCGCTTGCACCGCGAGGCCTTCCAGAGCTTCCTCCAGGAGCGGCCCCAGGTCCTGCCCGTCCTGCTGGCGGACCTGAGCCGACTGGTGCGGCGCATCACGCGCACGATCCACGACACCAACTTCCTGGATGCGCGGGCCCGGCTGGCGCGCGTGCTCCTGGACCTGGCCCAGAGCCGGGGCGAGTCCGGCCCGGAGGGAGTGGCCATCTCACCCCGGTTGACCCAGAGCGACCTGGCCAGTTTGTGCAATCTCACCCGCGAGAGCACCAACCGGTGGTTGCGCTTCTTCACCCGTGAGAAGTTGCTCTCCGTCGAGGGCGGCGTCATCACCCTGCTGGAGCCCGACGGCTTGCGCCTGATGGCCGACTGA
- a CDS encoding YukJ family protein encodes MSIAHYGLLVAQAVEGRRATDSHAHYQVIAQDPASGEPYQIDINVRSKDGSEVLYYVCDSCQNALTDKLLNGPRTGINPLESVPDSLAIDYLRGGLFPVSDMAPLGMESPPRNDLNDLIDGYIQRAIQTQGARLFAFGQYFLGGNDKRHAHDSGDQPAKGIHDIHMNQGNAGQWEGDNGTYQDGGLMIHYPGQGWVALFLAFQEQAFQTTASGDPAGPSWEELHGGAVDETPDSAAA; translated from the coding sequence ATGTCGATTGCCCATTATGGATTGCTGGTGGCCCAGGCCGTCGAAGGTCGGCGCGCGACCGACTCCCACGCCCACTATCAGGTCATCGCCCAGGATCCGGCGAGCGGCGAGCCGTATCAGATCGACATCAATGTCCGCTCCAAGGACGGATCCGAGGTTCTCTATTACGTCTGCGATTCCTGCCAGAACGCCCTCACGGACAAGCTGCTGAACGGCCCCCGGACTGGCATCAATCCGCTTGAGAGCGTCCCGGACTCGCTGGCCATCGATTACCTCCGGGGCGGTCTCTTCCCCGTCTCGGACATGGCCCCGCTGGGCATGGAGTCCCCTCCACGCAATGACCTCAACGATCTGATCGACGGGTACATCCAGCGAGCCATCCAGACCCAGGGGGCGCGGCTGTTCGCGTTCGGGCAGTATTTCCTGGGTGGCAACGACAAGCGGCACGCCCACGACTCGGGCGACCAGCCCGCCAAGGGCATCCACGACATCCACATGAACCAGGGGAACGCGGGACAATGGGAGGGTGACAACGGGACCTACCAGGATGGCGGTCTGATGATCCACTACCCCGGCCAGGGCTGGGTGGCCCTCTTCCTCGCCTTCCAGGAGCAGGCCTTCCAGACTACGGCCTCCGGCGACCCGGCGGGCCCCTCCTGGGAGGAACTCCACGGAGGAGCAGTGGACGAGACTCCGGACTCCGCCGCGGCCTGA
- a CDS encoding sensor histidine kinase: MRIRTRLLLLLIATAALPTGAVGLLTYRGAEAALSAAVSGQHQRTARAEAEHASAYIMTLATELDGALLHQDPATLGPAGTQEFLTRVFLRRDRLSLVGLFDARGRMTASVFVDDPKAFARQEPQFRRHDTVSAVEVEDFRRRAVELLAHAPPGQAHAISEPYLTAVRGRPAVVVAARSPEAPGGGLATELGLEELSARLASRGEGHERTFLLDARGRLLLDGDAAHERGQEDFSTRLPQTRGARVPGLGDYEVAGQTWLAAYSPVPELGWVAVVARPREEALAPLRALARGSFGVLELALLGVLLLAPLLARALARPIARLADGARELARGHLAHRLPPERSDELGDLARAFNDMGQALEKAHRELLGFNGQLQAQVEERTRELREAQAQLSRSQRLAAMGDLAAGLAHEMNNPLAAILGNVQLVLMDLPPEDGPHRMLSAVHQQAQRIAAIVRELQLLSERQQRGRHALDLHRVLRQALETRGAELTQGGVQVDCHFHPGEARVLGDTQALGDVFARLLCNALNALKDRPERTLTLATRVVDAQLVRVELRDTGRGIPREHLERIFNPFFTTKQEWTGKGLSLAVCHRVVEDHGGTLTLRSDEGVGTTVTLVLPAAPAARHLS, encoded by the coding sequence ATGAGGATTCGCACCCGGCTGCTGCTCCTGCTCATCGCCACCGCCGCGCTGCCCACGGGAGCGGTGGGGCTCTTGACCTACCGGGGCGCGGAGGCGGCGCTCTCCGCGGCGGTGTCCGGCCAGCACCAGCGCACGGCGCGCGCCGAGGCGGAGCATGCCTCGGCCTATATAATGACCCTGGCCACGGAGCTGGACGGCGCGCTCCTGCACCAGGACCCGGCGACGCTCGGCCCCGCGGGCACCCAGGAGTTCCTCACCCGCGTCTTCCTGCGGAGGGATCGGCTCTCCCTCGTGGGCCTGTTCGACGCGAGGGGCCGGATGACGGCGAGCGTCTTCGTGGATGACCCGAAGGCCTTCGCCCGGCAGGAGCCGCAGTTCCGCCGCCACGACACCGTCTCCGCCGTGGAGGTGGAGGACTTCCGGCGCCGGGCCGTGGAACTGCTCGCCCACGCGCCGCCGGGCCAGGCCCATGCCATCTCCGAGCCCTACCTCACCGCCGTGCGTGGACGGCCCGCGGTGGTGGTGGCCGCGCGCTCCCCGGAGGCACCTGGAGGAGGACTCGCCACGGAGCTGGGCCTGGAGGAGCTGTCCGCGCGGCTGGCCTCGCGTGGGGAGGGCCACGAGCGCACCTTCCTCCTCGATGCCCGAGGCCGGCTGCTCCTGGACGGGGACGCGGCGCACGAGCGCGGCCAGGAGGACTTCTCCACGCGGCTCCCCCAGACCCGGGGGGCCCGAGTCCCAGGACTCGGCGATTACGAGGTCGCGGGCCAGACCTGGCTCGCCGCCTACAGCCCGGTGCCGGAGCTGGGCTGGGTGGCGGTGGTGGCCCGCCCCCGCGAGGAAGCACTCGCCCCCCTGCGCGCGCTCGCCCGGGGCTCGTTCGGAGTGCTGGAGCTAGCGCTGCTGGGCGTGCTGCTCCTCGCGCCCCTGCTCGCACGAGCCCTGGCGCGGCCCATCGCCCGGCTCGCGGACGGAGCGCGGGAACTCGCCCGGGGCCACCTCGCCCACCGCCTCCCACCCGAGCGCTCGGACGAACTCGGGGACCTGGCGCGCGCCTTCAACGACATGGGCCAGGCGCTGGAAAAGGCCCATCGGGAGCTCCTGGGTTTCAACGGCCAGCTCCAAGCCCAGGTGGAGGAGCGCACCCGGGAGCTGCGCGAGGCCCAGGCCCAGCTGTCCCGCAGCCAGCGCCTCGCCGCCATGGGAGACTTGGCGGCCGGCCTGGCGCACGAGATGAACAACCCGCTGGCCGCCATCCTGGGCAACGTGCAACTGGTGCTGATGGACCTGCCCCCGGAGGACGGCCCCCACCGGATGCTGTCCGCGGTGCACCAGCAGGCGCAACGCATCGCGGCCATCGTGCGCGAGCTGCAACTGCTCTCCGAGCGTCAACAGCGGGGCCGCCACGCGTTGGACCTGCACCGGGTGCTCAGACAGGCCCTGGAGACGCGCGGCGCGGAGCTGACCCAGGGAGGCGTGCAGGTGGATTGCCACTTCCACCCCGGCGAGGCACGGGTGCTCGGCGATACCCAGGCATTGGGAGACGTCTTCGCGCGGCTGCTCTGCAACGCGCTCAACGCCTTGAAGGATCGGCCCGAGCGCACCCTGACCCTGGCCACGCGCGTGGTGGACGCGCAGTTGGTGCGCGTGGAATTGCGAGACACGGGCCGGGGCATCCCGCGCGAGCACCTGGAGCGCATCTTCAACCCCTTCTTCACCACCAAGCAGGAGTGGACGGGCAAGGGATTGTCGCTCGCCGTGTGCCACCGAGTCGTCGAGGACCACGGAGGCACGCTGACCTTGCGCAGCGACGAGGGCGTGGGCACCACCGTCACGCTGGTACTGCCCGCGGCGCCCGCGGCCCGGCACCTGTCCTGA
- a CDS encoding Ig-like domain-containing protein: protein MVGHTHARAPRKAGTRGVLGVLALGCLSGASASRAAPPPRLEASPRQWLSGRDGLATLTVTGLPDDARLACSAGQVRTPTRATPDTLEATFVPPRSDTLAPILCAAVSPSTGAHATGVLDVRRQQVLSLTGLPPLSRVEVRIGDRLHGPVRADTTGQAEVPVLLSPSHPHATLLTTEPGQAPQERELPLPVTPRPVVLLLAEGDSVEADGLRGVRVWAFGVDALGEPLRTPLAFTRTTGTYEPQRVAPGVQVGTFLPPPRAMPGEGVLTALVDGVSTSARVELRPGVRPVLRVDATVHEVLADGDSGTDVTVSVQDERGRALPGQPVRLQTSRGQLSPPQDRGDGTYLARYRAPAGGGETQLVALLEGAAPATLALTLRAPPRLLLEAATHEVPADGLTRLLLHVSARDARGQLAPDGTELSFTTTLGALPATVRTRGGQATVDYVADTRAGEALIHARWEEASTSTSVRLMPGPPARLRVHAESREVRCDGQDSARVHLLVQDARGNPLDGLPITLHAAGTQAEHGAFERVAALGGGEFVTRFHAPARCEGGTATLLASVGEARGDARLTLASRMPRGLTVRLGAQAHLGARVQPALEVEGDLQPYALGERLAASASLQVAAGRFSLQGESASHEPFSLRARTLTTTLSLGTRWSHPLGRILSAYAGVGLDAHLVHLDWHLSLEPSPQRQVAPALGGHARVGLAWALGSGALLVQARYGLARLPSDGVFHGSVGGPSASLGYRFEL, encoded by the coding sequence ATGGTGGGGCACACCCACGCACGAGCGCCGCGCAAGGCAGGGACCCGGGGCGTCCTCGGGGTGTTGGCCCTGGGGTGTCTCTCGGGTGCCAGCGCGAGCCGTGCCGCTCCGCCGCCCCGGTTGGAGGCCTCGCCCCGCCAGTGGCTGTCCGGACGCGATGGCCTCGCCACGCTCACCGTGACGGGCCTGCCCGACGACGCGCGCCTCGCGTGCAGCGCGGGCCAGGTACGGACTCCCACCCGCGCCACCCCGGACACGCTCGAGGCCACCTTCGTGCCGCCTCGCTCCGACACCCTCGCCCCCATCCTCTGCGCCGCCGTGTCCCCGTCCACGGGCGCCCATGCCACCGGGGTGCTCGACGTGCGGCGCCAGCAGGTGCTGTCCCTCACCGGACTGCCCCCCTTGAGTCGCGTGGAGGTCCGCATCGGAGACCGCCTCCATGGCCCCGTTCGCGCCGACACCACCGGCCAGGCCGAGGTGCCCGTGCTCCTGTCCCCGAGCCATCCCCATGCCACGCTCCTGACCACCGAGCCCGGCCAGGCGCCGCAAGAGCGTGAGCTGCCCCTGCCCGTGACGCCCCGGCCCGTGGTGCTCCTGCTCGCCGAGGGGGACTCCGTCGAAGCGGATGGCCTGAGGGGCGTGCGCGTGTGGGCCTTCGGCGTCGATGCCCTGGGCGAGCCCCTGAGAACCCCCCTCGCCTTCACGCGCACCACGGGCACCTATGAGCCCCAACGCGTGGCCCCCGGCGTCCAGGTGGGCACCTTCCTGCCGCCTCCCCGGGCCATGCCGGGCGAGGGCGTGCTCACGGCGCTCGTCGACGGGGTGTCCACCTCCGCGCGCGTGGAGCTGCGGCCGGGCGTGCGGCCCGTCCTGCGCGTGGACGCCACCGTGCACGAGGTGCTGGCGGATGGAGACTCGGGCACGGACGTCACCGTGAGCGTCCAGGACGAGCGGGGGCGTGCCCTGCCCGGCCAGCCCGTGCGGCTCCAGACCTCGCGCGGCCAGCTCTCCCCACCGCAGGACCGGGGCGATGGCACCTACCTCGCGCGCTACCGCGCTCCGGCGGGAGGAGGTGAGACCCAGCTCGTCGCGCTGCTCGAGGGCGCCGCCCCGGCCACGCTCGCCCTGACGCTGCGCGCCCCTCCCCGCCTCCTGCTCGAGGCCGCCACACACGAAGTGCCCGCGGACGGACTCACCCGGCTCCTGCTCCACGTGTCCGCCCGCGATGCCCGGGGTCAGCTCGCCCCCGACGGCACGGAGCTCTCCTTCACCACCACGCTCGGCGCACTGCCCGCCACCGTGCGCACCCGGGGCGGCCAGGCCACCGTGGACTACGTGGCGGACACGCGCGCCGGCGAGGCGCTCATCCACGCCCGGTGGGAGGAGGCGAGCACGTCCACCTCGGTGCGGCTCATGCCCGGCCCTCCGGCCCGGTTGCGCGTGCACGCCGAGTCGCGCGAAGTGCGCTGCGACGGCCAGGACAGCGCCCGCGTCCATCTGCTCGTCCAGGACGCGCGGGGCAATCCGCTCGACGGCCTGCCCATCACCCTGCACGCCGCGGGCACGCAGGCCGAGCATGGCGCCTTCGAACGCGTGGCGGCGCTCGGCGGAGGGGAATTCGTCACCCGCTTCCACGCCCCCGCCCGGTGCGAGGGCGGCACGGCCACGCTGCTCGCCTCGGTGGGCGAGGCCCGGGGCGATGCCCGGCTCACGCTCGCCTCGCGCATGCCCCGGGGACTCACCGTGCGGCTCGGCGCCCAGGCCCACCTCGGCGCGCGCGTCCAGCCCGCGTTGGAGGTGGAAGGAGACCTCCAACCCTACGCACTCGGGGAACGGCTCGCCGCCAGCGCCTCGCTCCAGGTGGCCGCCGGCCGCTTCTCCCTCCAGGGCGAAAGCGCCTCCCATGAGCCCTTCTCCCTGCGCGCCAGGACCCTCACCACCACCCTGTCCCTGGGCACGCGCTGGAGCCATCCCCTCGGCCGCATCCTGTCCGCCTACGCGGGAGTCGGGCTCGACGCGCACCTCGTCCACCTCGACTGGCACCTGAGCCTGGAACCGAGCCCCCAACGGCAGGTGGCCCCCGCCCTCGGCGGACATGCCCGGGTGGGCCTCGCGTGGGCCCTCGGCTCCGGCGCGCTGCTCGTGCAGGCCCGCTACGGCCTCGCCCGGCTCCCCTCGGACGGCGTCTTCCATGGCTCCGTGGGGGGACCCTCCGCGTCGCTCGGCTACCGCTTCGAACTCTAG
- a CDS encoding DUF6748 domain-containing protein, whose product MPSQRPTFLATALALGLLAGCSSNTRTAPPETRPAESGGTPAPTPDTPSNKTGPSLPQGESGGTADSKPVVYYVKDSGVRCISAPCPSFIAIRADRPDEDGIQITELDLAAIGADDEQRAKLLESTHDGSRGLKVEATLVKVPNAGPAGDGTRLSVNRVLEGK is encoded by the coding sequence ATGCCGTCCCAGCGCCCGACGTTCCTCGCCACCGCTCTCGCACTCGGCCTGCTCGCCGGGTGCAGTTCCAACACCCGCACCGCGCCTCCGGAGACGCGCCCCGCCGAGTCCGGCGGCACGCCCGCCCCCACGCCGGACACGCCCAGCAACAAGACCGGCCCCTCGCTCCCGCAGGGGGAATCGGGCGGCACCGCCGACAGCAAGCCGGTCGTCTATTACGTCAAGGACAGCGGCGTGCGCTGCATCTCCGCGCCCTGCCCGAGTTTCATCGCCATCCGCGCGGACCGTCCCGACGAGGACGGCATCCAGATCACCGAGTTGGATCTCGCCGCGATCGGCGCCGATGACGAGCAGCGCGCCAAGCTGCTGGAGTCCACCCACGACGGCAGCCGAGGCCTCAAGGTGGAGGCCACCCTCGTCAAGGTCCCCAACGCCGGCCCGGCGGGCGATGGCACCCGCCTGAGTGTCAACCGGGTGCTCGAGGGCAAGTAA
- a CDS encoding DUF4215 domain-containing protein, which yields MRNLFPAGSRFAGFVLASLFVSILAHGCGGDSEPAARCGDGQRQGAEVCDDGNTVDGDGCAASCGVIEEGWACDTPGQACVRTTCGNGTLENTEACDDKNTQSGDGCDARCFVEAGWSCPSLGGRCQASACGDLIIAGDEECEDGNAVGGDGCSAACRLESGYKCTDGVGAPCTRTVCGDGVVEGTEQCDDGNNELGDGCSTLCTKEPRCANGTCESRCGDGVLLSNDPTEQCDDGNTRANDGCSPTCQFEEGFNCQSVEAAAPEKVSIPVVYRDFRGYDLPAENGLPRGHIDFENANGVERGICGPLYASLSADGKPVYAKEGVSTNTTHGKAAFDQWYRDTPNVNKTVAGSLELMRNGTTRSYVFSDTTFFPLDNAGWVALGQEKLRPVATGSHNFSFTSEARYWFEYKGTEVLNFLGDDDVWVFINGKLALDLGGVHGAETGTITLKDHAAGLGLTLGGIYEAVVFQAERHTSASSYTLTLTDFVARRTECIALCGNGTLDPGEECDEGANNGAGECSRTCMRGPRCGDGIVQTEVGEQCDDGNTVNGDGCNSLCRVEIN from the coding sequence ATGAGGAACCTTTTCCCCGCTGGATCTCGCTTCGCGGGCTTCGTGCTCGCCTCCCTGTTCGTGTCGATCCTGGCCCATGGTTGTGGAGGAGACAGCGAGCCCGCCGCCCGGTGTGGAGACGGACAGCGCCAGGGCGCGGAAGTCTGCGACGACGGCAACACGGTGGACGGGGATGGCTGTGCCGCGAGCTGTGGCGTGATCGAGGAGGGCTGGGCGTGCGACACGCCGGGCCAGGCGTGTGTGCGCACCACGTGTGGCAACGGCACCCTGGAGAACACCGAGGCCTGCGACGATAAGAACACGCAGTCGGGCGACGGGTGTGACGCGCGATGCTTCGTGGAGGCGGGGTGGAGCTGTCCCTCGCTGGGAGGCCGCTGCCAGGCCTCGGCGTGTGGAGACCTCATCATCGCCGGGGACGAGGAGTGCGAGGACGGAAACGCCGTGGGCGGGGATGGCTGTAGCGCCGCGTGCCGCCTGGAGTCGGGATACAAGTGCACGGATGGCGTGGGCGCGCCCTGCACCCGCACGGTCTGCGGCGATGGCGTCGTCGAGGGGACGGAGCAGTGCGACGACGGCAACAACGAGCTGGGCGATGGGTGCTCGACGCTGTGCACGAAGGAGCCCCGTTGCGCCAACGGCACGTGTGAGAGCCGGTGCGGCGATGGTGTCCTGCTGTCCAACGATCCGACGGAGCAGTGCGACGACGGCAACACGCGCGCGAACGATGGCTGCTCGCCGACGTGCCAGTTCGAGGAGGGTTTCAACTGCCAGTCCGTCGAGGCGGCCGCGCCCGAGAAGGTGTCCATTCCCGTCGTCTACCGCGACTTCCGAGGCTACGACCTGCCGGCCGAGAATGGCCTGCCGCGTGGCCACATCGACTTCGAGAACGCCAATGGCGTGGAGCGTGGCATCTGTGGACCGCTCTACGCGTCGCTGAGCGCCGACGGCAAGCCCGTGTACGCGAAGGAGGGCGTGTCGACCAACACCACCCATGGCAAGGCGGCGTTCGATCAATGGTACCGGGACACGCCGAACGTGAACAAGACCGTGGCGGGCTCCCTGGAACTCATGAGGAATGGGACGACGCGCTCGTATGTGTTTAGCGACACGACCTTCTTTCCGCTCGACAACGCGGGGTGGGTGGCGCTGGGGCAGGAGAAGTTGAGGCCCGTGGCGACCGGCTCGCACAACTTCAGCTTCACGAGCGAGGCGCGCTACTGGTTCGAATACAAGGGTACGGAAGTGCTCAATTTCCTGGGCGATGACGATGTCTGGGTGTTCATCAACGGCAAGCTGGCGTTGGACCTGGGCGGTGTGCACGGGGCGGAGACGGGCACCATCACCCTGAAGGATCACGCGGCCGGGCTGGGCCTCACGCTGGGAGGCATCTACGAGGCGGTGGTGTTCCAGGCCGAGCGGCACACCTCGGCGTCCTCGTACACGCTGACGCTCACGGACTTCGTGGCGCGCCGCACCGAGTGCATCGCGCTGTGCGGCAATGGCACGCTGGATCCGGGCGAGGAGTGCGACGAGGGGGCGAACAACGGCGCGGGCGAGTGCTCCCGCACGTGCATGAGGGGCCCGCGTTGCGGCGACGGCATCGTCCAGACCGAGGTTGGCGAGCAGTGCGACGACGGCAACACCGTGAACGGAGACGGCTGCAACTCCCTGTGCCGGGTGGAGATCAACTGA
- the dnaN gene encoding DNA polymerase III subunit beta, translated as MEFRIAADELKKALYRAQGIVERKTTMPILANVLLTAHKAGVTVTAFDLEIGIVSEHAAEVIKPGAVTLSAKYVFDIVQNLPDAQVTLKKLANNYVEITSGPAHFKIVGTAPEEYPKLPREESAPLVQVTGNTLLEMIKKTQFAISTDETRYILNGVFFEPQAGGKVRMVATDGHRLSLVERELPGDFKLKSGVIIPRKGLMELKRLLDEAPDAECHLGFAENSALFKKTGLTMVMRLIDGQFPEYQRVIPKEGDKAVLVPKTRLLEGLKRIALLSADKSYAVRIGLAENQLLITANNPDLGEAKDALDIAYRGAGITIGFNARYLIDVLGVTDTDEVAFELGDEHSPGVLHAPGDRSFTAVVMPMRV; from the coding sequence ATGGAATTCCGCATCGCCGCCGATGAGCTGAAGAAGGCCCTCTACCGCGCCCAGGGCATCGTGGAGCGCAAGACGACGATGCCCATCCTCGCCAACGTGCTGCTCACCGCCCACAAGGCGGGGGTGACGGTGACGGCGTTCGACCTGGAGATCGGCATCGTCTCCGAGCACGCGGCCGAGGTCATCAAGCCGGGCGCGGTGACGCTGAGCGCCAAGTACGTCTTCGACATCGTGCAGAACTTGCCGGACGCCCAGGTCACGCTCAAGAAGCTGGCCAACAACTACGTGGAAATCACGAGTGGCCCGGCGCACTTCAAGATCGTCGGCACGGCGCCGGAGGAGTACCCGAAGCTGCCGCGCGAGGAGAGCGCGCCGCTCGTGCAGGTGACGGGCAACACGCTCCTGGAGATGATCAAGAAGACGCAGTTCGCCATCTCCACGGACGAGACGCGCTACATCCTCAACGGGGTGTTCTTCGAGCCGCAGGCGGGAGGCAAGGTGCGCATGGTGGCCACGGACGGTCACCGCCTGTCGCTGGTGGAGCGCGAGCTGCCGGGGGACTTCAAGCTCAAGAGCGGCGTCATCATCCCGCGCAAGGGCCTGATGGAGCTCAAGCGGCTCCTGGACGAGGCGCCGGACGCGGAGTGCCACCTGGGGTTCGCGGAGAACTCGGCGCTGTTCAAGAAGACGGGCCTCACCATGGTGATGCGGCTCATCGACGGCCAGTTCCCCGAGTACCAGCGCGTCATCCCCAAGGAGGGGGACAAGGCGGTGCTGGTGCCCAAGACGCGCCTGCTCGAGGGCCTCAAGCGCATCGCGCTGCTCAGCGCGGACAAGAGCTACGCGGTGCGCATCGGGCTGGCGGAGAACCAGCTGCTCATCACGGCGAACAACCCGGACCTGGGCGAGGCCAAGGACGCGCTGGACATCGCCTACCGGGGCGCGGGCATCACCATCGGCTTCAACGCGCGCTACCTGATCGACGTGCTGGGGGTGACGGACACGGACGAGGTGGCGTTCGAGCTGGGGGACGAGCACAGCCCGGGCGTGCTGCACGCGCCGGGGGACCGGAGCTTCACGGCCGTCGTGATGCCGATGCGCGTCTGA
- a CDS encoding acyltransferase family protein codes for MGGVTSQESVAAPVESRDHGLDRARAVAVIAMVMGHTLDAVLTDSARQTTGMMVYWSFRAVTAPLFLFVAGWAFATTVRRTGAKGAPLLRRYLPRVGLLLFWGYFLRWPGWGLDALFAGKLEVWQHFLAFDALHGVAGALLMGSLVLSVVHEPRGRVAALSGLALGVPLVTPWVRAAVNGGGLPLALEQALAGRTSAFPLFPWSAYFLVGGVTGLVLAGVKRLPHWLVLLGAGTGLLGLVSLWGGGPHWFADVTLVLWRLGLVAVVAGLAMRLPARLDGGLGPVGRASLWVYVAHLPLAYGWSTFPGLASRLGRSREALPALGLALCVLAICLGVTLPLKKRYGLWRKRSSGAADAEAAMASSGSPRPRDP; via the coding sequence GTGGGTGGAGTGACTTCCCAGGAGTCCGTCGCCGCGCCGGTCGAGTCCCGCGATCACGGGCTCGATCGGGCCCGTGCCGTGGCCGTCATCGCCATGGTGATGGGCCACACGCTGGACGCGGTGTTGACGGACTCGGCCCGTCAGACGACGGGCATGATGGTGTACTGGTCCTTCCGGGCCGTGACGGCGCCCCTGTTCCTGTTCGTGGCGGGCTGGGCCTTCGCGACGACGGTGCGGCGCACGGGTGCGAAGGGCGCTCCGCTGTTGCGCCGCTACCTGCCGCGCGTGGGACTGCTGCTCTTCTGGGGCTACTTCCTGCGCTGGCCGGGTTGGGGCCTGGATGCCCTGTTCGCGGGCAAACTCGAGGTGTGGCAGCACTTCCTGGCCTTCGATGCGCTGCATGGCGTGGCCGGGGCGTTGCTCATGGGCTCGCTGGTGCTGTCGGTGGTGCATGAGCCCCGGGGGCGGGTGGCCGCGTTGAGCGGACTCGCGCTGGGGGTGCCCCTGGTGACGCCGTGGGTGCGCGCGGCGGTGAATGGTGGGGGCTTACCCCTGGCGTTGGAGCAGGCCCTGGCGGGCCGTACTTCCGCCTTCCCGCTGTTCCCCTGGTCGGCGTACTTCCTGGTGGGCGGCGTGACGGGGCTCGTCCTGGCGGGGGTGAAGCGGTTGCCGCACTGGCTCGTCCTGCTGGGCGCGGGCACGGGGCTGTTGGGCCTGGTGTCGCTGTGGGGAGGCGGGCCCCACTGGTTCGCTGATGTCACGCTGGTGCTGTGGCGGCTGGGTCTGGTGGCGGTGGTGGCGGGGCTCGCGATGCGGCTGCCGGCGCGCCTGGATGGAGGGCTCGGCCCGGTGGGGCGCGCGTCGCTCTGGGTGTACGTGGCGCACCTGCCCCTGGCGTATGGCTGGTCCACCTTCCCGGGCCTGGCGAGCCGGCTGGGCCGTTCGCGGGAAGCGCTGCCCGCGCTGGGTCTTGCCCTGTGCGTGCTCGCCATCTGCCTGGGCGTCACACTTCCCTTGAAGAAGCGCTACGGGCTTTGGCGCAAGCGCTCGAGCGGCGCTGCGGATGCGGAGGCAGCCATGGCATCCTCTGGGTCGCCTCGCCCACGAGATCCCTGA